The nucleotide sequence ACCGCCGCAGCGTCCGCCGACGACATGCCGTAGAAGCCGACCTGGAGCGTCCCCCCCCGATCTCCCGATGCCGGAATCGGGATCCCCCTCCCGATCAGGTAGGCGATCGCGTCCGGAATGACCTTCTGCTCGCCGGGCGCGAGCGCCTCGACGCCCGTGCCGCTTCCTCCGCCGAAGGCCGCCGTGTACGTCAGCGCGACCGTCGCCGTGGTGGTCCCCCGGTTCGTCAGGATCAGCTCGGTCGAGAAGCTGATCCGCCCCCGCTCCGCTGCTCGAAAAAGGACGATCGGAACGACGAAACTCGACTGCGAGACCGCGCCGAGAGCGGGCATCGCCGCCCCGGCAGACGCAGCAGAGAGAACCAAAGCAGCCGCAGCGACCAGCGAACTCGGAAGCCGGCGGGGGGACGAGCTGTTCATCGCGATCACCTTCCTGGCCGCACCCCGATCCAATGACGTAGAGATGTCGCCAGTCTGGGGGCCGTGGGGCGGCGCGGTCAAGCCGATTCCGGCGCTTCCGCCGTCACCCGGCTTCGAGCCGCGGTTCGGAACGCGGGCCTACGCGATCGTGACGTCCTTGCAGAGGTAGACGTCCTGGATCGTGTTCAGGAGCTTCGCGCCCTCTGCCATCGGGCGCTGGAAGGCCTTGCGGCCCGAGATGAGGCCCATCCCTCCGGGCGCTTGTTGATGACGGCGGTCTTGATCGCCTCGGCGAAGTCGTTCTCGCCCGAGGCGCCGCCCGAGTTGATGAGGCCCGCGCGCCCCATGTAGCAATTGGCCACCTGGTAGCGGGTCAGGTCGATCGGGTGGTCCGTCGTGAGCACCTCGTAGACCCTCTTGTCGGTCTTGCCGTAGGGGTTCTCCTTCGAGGCGAGGACGTTGTAGCCACCGTTGCTCTCTGGGAGCTTCTGCTTGATGATGTCCGCCTCGATCGTCACGCCGAGGTGGTTCGCCTGGCCGGTCAGGTCGGCCGAGACGTGGTAGTCCTTGTCCTTCTTGAAGGCGTTGTTGCGCAGGTAGCACCAGAGGACGGTCGCCATCCCCATCTCGTGCGCCGCGTGGAACGCCTGGCTGACCTCGATGATCTGCCGGCCCGAGGCGTCGGAACCGAAGTAGATCGTCGCGCCGACCGCGACGCAGCCCATGTCGCGCGCCTGCTTCACCTGCGCGAACATGATCTGGTCGAACTTGTTCGGGTAGGTCAGGAACTCGTTGTGGTTGATCTTGACGACGAAGGGGATCTTGTGGGCGTACTTGCGCGCGACGGAACCGAGGACGCCGAGCGTCGAGGCGACGGCGTTGCACCCCCCTCGACGGCGAGCTTCACGATGCCCTCGGGGTCGAAGCAGATCGGGTTCTTCGCGAAGCTGGCGCCCGCCGAGTGCTCGATCCCCTGGTCGACGGGAAGGATCGAGAGGTAACCGGTTCCGGCGAGACGGCCATGGTCGACGAGCTGCTGCAGGCTCCTGAGGACGGGGATCGGCCGGTCCGACTGAGCCCAGATCCGGTCGATCATGTCGGGGCCCGGAAGGTGCAGCGATTCCTTCGGAATCCCGGTGCAGGTGTGCTCGAGAAGGGACTTCGCGTCGGCGCCGAGCGCCGCGGTGATGGTTTCGATCGTGCTCATGTGCAGGTCTCCTCGCTTGGTGTCGCGATGCTCCGCGCATCGTATCTCTGCGGCGCCTCGGCCGCGACCGCCCGGACGGCAGAGAACCTCAGCCCTCCCGCCGCCCCTGGAAGAGAAGGGACGCTCCGAGGACGGCCCACGAGGCGAGGAGACCCCAGGTGGCCAGGACGGCCGGGTTGTTGGAGAGCGTCCCGAGCTTCAGGGTCCCGGCGACGACGTAGACGGCCACGGCGACCGCCGCGGAAAGGATCACCGCGCCGCGGCGCGCCCGGGGAAGGAACATCCCGGCGACCAGCGGGACCGACGAGGCGGTGAAGAGGAGGTAGATACCGTACTGGGCGAAGATGGCGACCGAGCCGCCGGTCGGGTGGGCCAGCTGCCACCTCGCCAGGAAGAGGCAGACGAGAGCGACCCCCACGAGGCCGAAACGGCCGAAACGCAGGGCCTTCTCCGGCTTCGCCCCGGGGAGGAGCGGGTGAACGTCGACGGAGAGGATGCTCGCCAGGGCGAGGAAGATCCCCTCGAGCGTCGAGAGCCCCGCGCAGACGAGCCCGATGGCCACGACGACGCTCAGGCCCGGCCCGAACGTCACGGCGAGCCAGGCCGGCACGACCAGGTCGATGCGCGGGAGCTCGGGAAGCGTCAGGCGCGCCGCGATCCCCACCCAGAGGACCGCCATGAACACCAGCCCCGCGCCGATGGCGACGCCCAGGTACCGGCGCACCTGCCGACCGTCGGCGAGATAGAGCGCCTTCGAGAGGATGTGCGGCTGGCCGACGATGGCGAGGCCGACGAGGAGGTTGCAGAAGAAGACCTCGAAGACGTTTCGGAAGAATGGAGAGCCGGGGTTCACGGCGGTGGCGAGGACGGGTTCACGGCCGCCAGGCGCGCCAGGACGCCGCCGAAGGGCGCGGCCTGGCCGACGGCCGTCCCGACGAGCAGGACCGCCACGACGAGCATCACGATGGCCTGGACCGCGTTGATCCAGGCGTGCGCGGTGGCGCCGCCCATGGCCATGGCGAGGAGGACGTAGAGGAGGATTCCCGCTGCGACCATCTCCGCGGGAACCCCGAGGGAGGCGCGAGAGGACGAGGGCGAGCGCGACGACGATGAGCGTGGCGAACGCGAGGAGGCCGAGCGAGAGGCCCGAGAAGGCGACGCGGAGGCCCTTCGACTCCACCGCGTGCCGATCCACTGGGGAATCGTCAGGGCCATGACCCGCGCGCCCGTCTCCCGGAACGGCCCGGAGAGAACCATGAGGCCGACCGTGATTCCGAAGCCCGCGGCCACGCCGTAGCCGAGGAGAGCGGCGAGCCCGTAGTGCGCGACGAGGCCGGGGTTGACGACGAAGGTCGCGACGCTCGTCAGCTGGGCCGAGAGGGAAAGGCCGACGACCCAGGGCGGCAGGTCGCGCCCCCCGACGGCGTAGGAAGCGACGGTGGCGGTCCTTTTCGCGCCCCGGATCGCGAGCGCCGCGGCCACCACCGCGTAGAGCCCAAGGCCGATCCAGGTGAGGGTTGCCGTCGTCATGTCGCTCTCCTCCGCGCCGTCCGGCCCGAAGGCCGCGCTGCGCCGGATCATCGCAGAGGCCGACGGCACCGGGTGGACCACGGATGCACGGACGAGGTCCGGACCAGATGGCCTTCCGATAGGGAGGGGGGGCCTCCGGCGACACGCCGGCCGGCACCGGGCGATAATCGGCGACCGGCATGGAGCGACGCGCTCGCTCGAGGGCCGGTGACCAGACATGAATCTCGACACCTTCCGGATCCAGTTCTTCGCCGGCGCCCCGCGCTACGAGTGGCTCGAGCTCCTCGGCCGCGGGGGGATGGGCGTCGTCTTCAAGGCGAGGGACCTGGTCCTGGACGAGGTCGTCGCCATCAAGATCCTCTACGGCCACGTCGCGGACGACGACGGGGCGATCGTCGCCCGCTTCAAGCGCGAGATCAACCTGAACCGGAAGGTGAAGCACCCGAACGTCGCCCGCATGTACGACTTCGGCACCAGCGGCGGGCACCCGTTCATCACGATGGAGTTCGTCCCGGGAAAGGACCTCCAGACGCTCGTCCTCGAGGCCGGCCGGATCGCTCCGGCCCGGGCGCTTCCCATCCTCCGGCAGATCTGCCTGGGAACGCAGGCGGCCCACGAGCAGGGCATCGTCCACCGGGACCTCAAGAGCCAGAACATCATCGTGGGCGAGGGCGACACGGTGTCGATCCTCGACTTCGGCCTCGCGCGCGGCCTCGTCGACGAGAAGCTCACGCTCGACGCCGTCGTCCTCGGGACGCCGCACTACATCTCTCCCGAGCAGGCGATGGGAGAGCCGGCCGACGCCCGGAGCGACATCTACTCGCTCGGGATCATCGCCTTCGAGATGCTCGCGGGAGAGCTCCCCTTCACGGCCGACTCGGCGCTCGGCATCGCCATGAAGCAGATCTCGGAGCCGGTCCCGGCGACCCTCTCCCTCTTCCCCGACGTCTCTCCCGGGCTCCGCAGCGCCGTCCACCGCGCGCTCGAGAAGCGGCGCGAAGACCGCTTCCAGAGCGCCTCCGAGCTCGAGGCCGCCTTCGCGCGCGCCGGGGACGAGCCGGCCGCGGCGACGAGAGGCTCCGGCGGCGATGCGATGAGCCGCGCGATCGACGACGTTCTCGCGGGCCTCGACGAGGCCGCACGGTTGCGCCGGGCGGCGACCGGCAACGTCGACACGAGGACCCCGCTCGTCCAGCATCGCCCGCAGGTCGGATCTCCCTTCACGCCTCCGCCGTCCGTTCCGGCGCAGGCGCCGCAGCCTGCCGTTCCCGCGACACACCCCTCGCCTGTCGCGCCCCCGACGGTCCCGACCGCCCGCGTCACACGTCCGCAGCCGTCAGCCCTCCCGCCCCCCCTCGCGCCCGCCCCGCCTCGCCCGACCGGCCGCCCCACGGTGTTCATCGTGCTGGCCGACGGTGCGGACCGCATCTCGATGGGAAAGGCGCTGGGCGATTCCGGCTGCAACGCCGTCGAGGCCCGCAGCGGCGAGGAGGTCCTCGACCTCCTGATGTCCCGCCTGCCCGACGCCGTCGTCATGGACGTCGCGCTGCCGAAAGCCGACGGATTCGAGGTGGCGCGGATCCTGAAGGCGACCCCCATCTTCGCGCGGGTGCCGGTTCTCCTCCTCGGGACGCGCGTCGATCGGGCGCAGGAGCACTTCGCCCGGCAGGTCGGGGCCAGCGACATCCTCGCGCGCCCGATCTCCGAGCGGGAGATCGTCGAACGGACGTGGCGGCTCCTCGGCCCGCTCGGCTTCTACCGGGACGAGGCCCAGTCTTCCCGGATCGCCAGGCCGGGCCCCCGGCGCACCTGAACGCCGTTCTCTCCTCCACGCCGTCTTAACGCCGGAAGGCTAGGATCGCCGGATCGCCATGACGACGTACGCGCCCGCTCCCGGCCGTTCCCGCCTCGACGTCCTCCTCCGGCGCGGAACGGTGCCGCTCCTTCTCTCGCTCGCCGGCGGCCTGCTCGCAGGCTTCGCCCTCAACCAGGTCCTGAACCGGGCGATCGCCGGAAGGACCGAGGCGAGCGCCTTCGCGCTGCTCGCACGGGTCGGTCCCGAGCTCGAGACCGTCCTCGGATCGGGCCAGAGCGCGAAAGAGGCGATCAACCGGCTCGGACGCCAGCTCTCGCTCCGCGCGACGCTGGTCGGCACGGACGGGAGAGTCCTCGGCGACAGCAGCGTCGATCCCGAGCGCGTCGACGCGCTCGAAAACCACGCGAGCCGGCCGGAGGTCCTCGACGCCCGCCGGACCGGCTCCGGAGTGAGGACCCGGTATTCCTCGACCGTCGGAGAGCGGCTCGTCTACGCCGCCGTGCGGCTGCGGGGCGGCGAGGTCCTTCGCCTCGCGTTCCCCGAGAAGGACCTCGCCCGCTGGGAAGCCCCCTTCCGCGCGCAGACGCTCGGCCTGTCCGTCCTCGCATCCCTCCTCGTGGCGGCTCTTCTCATCCTCGCGCGCTCCCGCCACGCGGCCGAGCTGGACCTCGTCCGCCAGGCCCTGGGAAGCGTCGAGCGGCTCGAGAGACCCGCCGACCCGGGCCGCGTTTCCGAGGAGGCGGCGATCCTCTTCTCCGCTCTCGGCGACCTCGCAGACGACGCCTCGGAGCGGGACGCGAGCGTTCGGCGAGCCGCAGCCTCTCCCGGGTCATCTTCGACGAGGTTCCGGCCGGCCTCCTCGTCGTCGATCCCGCGCTCTCCCTCCTCGGCGCCAACCCCGAGGCGATCCGCCTTCTCGGCGCCAGCCCCGCCGCGATCCGCTCCGGAGAGCACATCCTCGAGCTCGTCCGGGAGAAGGTGGTGGCCGGTCTGCTCGAGGAGGCTCTGGAGAAGGGCCGGGCTACGGCGGTGCTGAGGCTTTCCGCGGAAAGAGGCGGTCGCACACTCGAAGCTGTCGCCATCCGGGTGACGCCGAACGCCCGAACGGCCCAGGCCGCGGCCGTCGCGATCCTCCGCGAGACGCCGACCCGTTAGTTCGCGCGCTCGATTCCGGGGTGCGGGAGAGGCGGCCGGATGAACTCCGGTGCAGAATCCACCTGAATGGGCAGCGGATCGGTGCTCGGAAACCGGCATTCCTCGTCGGGTTGGCGCATTCCACGCCCGCCACGGCGCGAGTCCCCGGTGATTCCGGTGAGCGAGCGGGACCTGGAAGACGTCTGGCGCCTGCGGTTCCGCGATCCGCTGGTGGAGGCCGCCTTCCGCGAGGAGCAGCGGAACGCGAGCGCCCGGATCCTGCGCCCGGCCGTCGCCGTCGCCTTCGTGACGATCCTCGCCTTCGGCCTCCTCGACCCGATCGCCTTCCCCGAGACGTGGCCTCTCGTCCTCGCGATTCGGGTCTGCGGTCTCGCGCTCCCGATCGCCCTGCTCCTCCTCCTCACGTACGTTCCCCGGTTCGCCGCCTGGACCCGGCCGGTCCTCGAGGTCGGGGGTGTGGCGGCCGGCTGGGCCATCGCCGCGATGATCGCCATCGGCCAGCTCCACGAGCCGGGGACGAGCCTCTACTTCGTCGGCCTCAGCTTCCCGATGGCCTCCTCGGCCATCGGCCTTCTCCCGTCCGGTTTCGCGGCGAGCGTCGTGCGCGCCGGCCTCATCGTCCTTTCCTTTCCCTTCGTCGCCCTCGTGAGGAAGCTCCCCGGGTTCGGCCCGCCGCTCCCGGCCGACGTCGTCGTCATCTCGGTCGGGACGCTCATCCTGCTCTGGTTCTTCTTTACCGTCGCCGGCTACTTCCGCGAGGCCTACCAGAGGCGGACGTTCGTCACGATGCGCCTCCTCGAGGCGGCCAGCGAGAAGGTCCGTTCCGTCGCTTCCGAGCTGAAGCGGCTGAACGAGGAGAAGAGCACCTTCCTCGGCATCGCCGCCCACGACCTGAGGAACCCCCTCGGTGTCGTTCTCGGCTACGCGGAGATGCTGCGCGACGAGGAGTTCTCGAGAAAGGAGACCGCCGAGATGGCGGGCAAGGTCGTCATCGCCGCCGAGAGGGTCCGCGACCTCGTCGCGGGACTCATCGAGGCGAGCGCGGCCGAGGCCGGGCGGGTCTCCCTCGAGAAGCGCCCCTGCGACCTCCTCGGCATCGCACGCAGGGTCGTCGAGACGCAGACCGCCTCGGCCGAACGGAAGGAGATCGGGATCCGGGTCGACGGCACGGCCGTCGTCGTGACGGGAGACCCGGGCGCGATCCAGCAGGTCGTCGAGAACGTCGTGTCGAACGCCATCAAGTTCTCGCCCTGGAGATC is from Holophagales bacterium and encodes:
- a CDS encoding protein kinase; translation: MNLDTFRIQFFAGAPRYEWLELLGRGGMGVVFKARDLVLDEVVAIKILYGHVADDDGAIVARFKREINLNRKVKHPNVARMYDFGTSGGHPFITMEFVPGKDLQTLVLEAGRIAPARALPILRQICLGTQAAHEQGIVHRDLKSQNIIVGEGDTVSILDFGLARGLVDEKLTLDAVVLGTPHYISPEQAMGEPADARSDIYSLGIIAFEMLAGELPFTADSALGIAMKQISEPVPATLSLFPDVSPGLRSAVHRALEKRREDRFQSASELEAAFARAGDEPAAATRGSGGDAMSRAIDDVLAGLDEAARLRRAATGNVDTRTPLVQHRPQVGSPFTPPPSVPAQAPQPAVPATHPSPVAPPTVPTARVTRPQPSALPPPLAPAPPRPTGRPTVFIVLADGADRISMGKALGDSGCNAVEARSGEEVLDLLMSRLPDAVVMDVALPKADGFEVARILKATPIFARVPVLLLGTRVDRAQEHFARQVGASDILARPISEREIVERTWRLLGPLGFYRDEAQSSRIARPGPRRT
- a CDS encoding HAMP domain-containing histidine kinase, whose protein sequence is MSERDLEDVWRLRFRDPLVEAAFREEQRNASARILRPAVAVAFVTILAFGLLDPIAFPETWPLVLAIRVCGLALPIALLLLLTYVPRFAAWTRPVLEVGGVAAGWAIAAMIAIGQLHEPGTSLYFVGLSFPMASSAIGLLPSGFAASVVRAGLIVLSFPFVALVRKLPGFGPPLPADVVVISVGTLILLWFFFTVAGYFREAYQRRTFVTMRLLEAASEKVRSVASELKRLNEEKSTFLGIAAHDLRNPLGVVLGYAEMLRDEEFSRKETAEMAGKVVIAAERVRDLVAGLIEASAAEAGRVSLEKRPCDLLGIARRVVETQTASAERKEIGIRVDGTAVVVTGDPGAIQQVVENVVSNAIKFSPWRSTVVVTIRSEGGAGVVEVEDEGPGVNEADRARLFAKFARLSAKPTGGESSTGLGLSIVKTLTEAMGGDVSLESPPGRGARFRVRLPV